Within Campylobacter jejuni, the genomic segment ATCTTAGCTCCATCATGGGAGTTTATGCGCCAAAATTTGAAAACTATGAAGGCACTTCCATGCAAAGCTCTTTAGAATATAGCGTGATAAAAGCAGGGATTAACCACATGGGTACTTGGCTAGCTAAAGAGCTTTTTAATCAAAACATACGCGTTAATACCCTAGCAAGCGGGGGAATTTTAGACAATCAAAACGAACTTTTTTTAAAAGCTTATAGAAAATGTTGTGCGAGTAAAGGCATGTTAGATGCAGATGATATATGTGGAACTTTGGTGTTTTTGCTTAGTGATGAGAGTAGATTTATCACAGGGCAAACCTTAGTGGTAGATGATGGATGGGGCTTATGATGACCTTCACCCCTACTCAAAAAGAACTCTTTAACAAAAACATTGAGGCTTTAAGTAATATTCTTTTAAAAGAAAGTTTAAAAGAAATTAAATCAAGTAAATTTGAACTTATCTTAGGTAAAGATAATCTAGATATCAATCTAAAAGATACAAGTGATAATACTTTTCTTTATGAAAATGTTATTGATGAATTAAACTCTATGCTAAATACTTATAATGATAAATATCTACTTTATCCTGTATTATATTTTTATGGTTTTGGAAATGGAATTTTATTTAAAGCTTTATTGCAAAATAAAAATCATCAGCATATTGTTGTTTTTGAAAAAGATATAGAAATCATTTGGATCATGTTTCATATCTTAGATTTTTCAAATGAATTGCAAAATTCAAGATTGATGATTTTGCAAACAAGTTCTTTGGATATAGAATTTTTTTCTAATTTTTGCTCTAGCAAACCTTTCTTTCAATTTTCTAGAATTTATTTTTTAGAACTGATGAGTCATTATTATGAAAGATTTCATGAGGATGTTTTAGAATTGAATAAGAAATTAGCAGAAACTTTTAAATATTCTATTGTTTCTCATGGTAATGATCCTCTGGATGCTCTTCAAGGCATAGAGCAATTTGTTTATAACTTACCTCAAATGATCACTCATCCTAGTTATACAAAACTCCTTTCTAAAAGAAAAAATTTAAGTGATACAGCTATTATTGTTTCTACAGGACCATCTCTTACTAAACAACTTCCTTTGTTAAAAAAATATGCTAATAAAGCTACAATTTTTTGTGCCGATAGTGCTTATCCTATTTTGGCTAAACATGATATCAAGCCTGATTATGTTTGCATGCTTGAAAGAAGTGAATTTACGGCTGAATTTTTTAATCATGATTTTGGGGAATTTGATAGGGAGGTTTGTTTTATTATTAAATCTGTAGTACACCCTAATGCCATAAATTACCTAACCAAAAAAACCGATAATTTTACCCTAGTTTCAACCTATGCAAGTTTTATAAATTATTTAAAACTGGATCATTTTGGGTATTTTAATATGGGATTTAGCGTTGCACATATGGCTTGTTATCTTTCTTTGCATTTAAAACATAAAAACATCATTTTCATAGGACAGGATTTAGCCTATGCAAAAAATGGTAATTCTCATCCTGATGATTATCAAAACTCAGCCACCTATGAAAGTAAGGCGCATGAACCTATTTTAACTAAGGCTTATGGGGGGAAAGGAGAAGTTAAAACTCATCATGTTTGGCTTATGTTTAAACAAAATTTAGAACAAGACATAGAAAAAATACAAAAATATTTAGATACTAAAGTTTACAACTGCACCGAAGGGGGAGCAAGGATAAAAGGAGCCATAGAAAAACCTTTTCTTTGGGCTTGTGAGAATTTACTTGATAAAGATTTAAATAAACCTTTTGAAAAATTAGAACCTTTAAGTTTAAATAAACAAAATGAGTTTTTACTTAAGGCTTATTATAAAGTTTATCAAAGTATTAAGCATTGTAGAGATTTTAACGATAATTTTATTAAAGTTTATGATAAAATAAAAAACTCTTTTATGAGTTTACAAAATTCTCAAAAAAATGAAATTTTTATTCAAGAAATTATTCAAGATATAGACAAAACCAAAACTCAAATAGATGAACTTTACAATACTCAAAAAGATTTGATACAAATTTTAGGTCCTTTACTGACACAATTTGAACTTAATCTTGCTAGAATTTATGTTTTAAATCCTAAAACCAAAGAAGATGCTTTTAATAAAAGTATTCTTTGGATAAAAGAACATTTAGAATTTATGGAATTAGTTTATGGACATATTAAAGCACAAGAAAATGCTTTGATTAAAAATATACTTCCTTTAGAAGAAAAACTTAAAGAAAGAAAATTAGATAAATGGATGGAAAGGGTGAGAAGGTGAGAGAAGAGCTTTTTTTAAAAAATACTCAAGCTTTGTTTGAGGTCGATGAGTTGTTAGCTTGTAGACTGAGATCACTTAAATACTTAACTTTTGCACTTATCCAAGATGAAAATGGAATAAATTTTAAAAAAGATGATATTTTTCTTTATGAAAATCCCAATAAAGAGCTTTTGGAAAACCTTACTCTGTTTAAAACCGAATATAACAAATATCCTGTTTTGTTTTTTTATGGCTTTGGAAATGGAATGTTTTATAAAACTTTATGTAAAAACAAACAACATAAACACATTATCATTTTTGAAGACAATCTTGAAATTTTAACTTTAGCTTTTCATTTATTTGATTTTAGCGAAGAATTAAAAAAAGAACAACTAATACTTTTTTATACTCCAAATATTAATACAGCACAACTCACCACACTTTTTACTTATGAAATCATTCAAAAAAGTGTAAAAATTTTTAATCTTTTCATCCATAGTGATTTTTATCAAAATTTCCAAAATACACAAATACAAAATACAAATGCCCAGCTCATAGAAATGATACGATTTATCGTTTTAAACAAAGGTAATGATCCGCATGATTCTTTAGTTGGAATCAAACATACCCTAGACAATCTCCCTAAAATGTTAAATCATGGAATTTTTCAAGAATTTCTCAAAGAAAGAAGAGCTAAGGTTAAAAATGCTATCATTGTTTCTACAGGACCATCTCTTACTAAACAACTTCCTTTATTAAAAAAGTATGCTAATAAAGCTACGATTTTTTGTGCAGATAGTGCTTATGTTATCCTTGGAAAATACGGTATAAAGCCTGATTATGTTTGCATGCTAGAACGTGATGATATAGTTTCTAAATGTTTTGATAATGATTTTGGCGATTTTAACAAAGGCATACTTTTTATACTTGCTTCTGTAGTTCATAAAGAAGTATTAGAT encodes:
- a CDS encoding motility associated factor glycosyltransferase family protein, translating into MTFTPTQKELFNKNIEALSNILLKESLKEIKSSKFELILGKDNLDINLKDTSDNTFLYENVIDELNSMLNTYNDKYLLYPVLYFYGFGNGILFKALLQNKNHQHIVVFEKDIEIIWIMFHILDFSNELQNSRLMILQTSSLDIEFFSNFCSSKPFFQFSRIYFLELMSHYYERFHEDVLELNKKLAETFKYSIVSHGNDPLDALQGIEQFVYNLPQMITHPSYTKLLSKRKNLSDTAIIVSTGPSLTKQLPLLKKYANKATIFCADSAYPILAKHDIKPDYVCMLERSEFTAEFFNHDFGEFDREVCFIIKSVVHPNAINYLTKKTDNFTLVSTYASFINYLKLDHFGYFNMGFSVAHMACYLSLHLKHKNIIFIGQDLAYAKNGNSHPDDYQNSATYESKAHEPILTKAYGGKGEVKTHHVWLMFKQNLEQDIEKIQKYLDTKVYNCTEGGARIKGAIEKPFLWACENLLDKDLNKPFEKLEPLSLNKQNEFLLKAYYKVYQSIKHCRDFNDNFIKVYDKIKNSFMSLQNSQKNEIFIQEIIQDIDKTKTQIDELYNTQKDLIQILGPLLTQFELNLARIYVLNPKTKEDAFNKSILWIKEHLEFMELVYGHIKAQENALIKNILPLEEKLKERKLDKWMERVRR
- a CDS encoding motility associated factor glycosyltransferase family protein — translated: MREELFLKNTQALFEVDELLACRLRSLKYLTFALIQDENGINFKKDDIFLYENPNKELLENLTLFKTEYNKYPVLFFYGFGNGMFYKTLCKNKQHKHIIIFEDNLEILTLAFHLFDFSEELKKEQLILFYTPNINTAQLTTLFTYEIIQKSVKIFNLFIHSDFYQNFQNTQIQNTNAQLIEMIRFIVLNKGNDPHDSLVGIKHTLDNLPKMLNHGIFQEFLKERRAKVKNAIIVSTGPSLTKQLPLLKKYANKATIFCADSAYVILGKYGIKPDYVCMLERDDIVSKCFDNDFGDFNKGILFILASVVHKEVLDFLEKDQRTYMLVHRPLNFAASLKLDEYGYLGVGHSVSNMIYELAGALRFENIIFIGQDLAYSEDGSSHPKEHIHGSQGEEIRGEKYTLAYGGKGKVRTQLTWNLFRQAFEKDIFWAKEKLNITTYNCTEGGARIEGTIEKPFLWACENLLDKDLDKPFDFPNFLDKKLAENKLEKTKKYLQKSILESKEFIKKTQTQLQKLRYTLEKNDKDFQTLEKIKNDLLNLFKEFKKLKLFNELCQAIYFHNECEILKFEVLNINKQKENLIDFLKIQHNWFIQGLGYLDAQNQTIEKSLENWNFDDIAKK